Below is a genomic region from Paenibacillus rhizovicinus.
ACTGGATATTCGTGTTCACTTGCTTGATGATTTCCTCGATATACCCCTGCGAATTCTTCTCGACCGCGCCGACGGACAGCTGGTAGCTGATGAGGCTGATCGAGACGATGGCCGCCAGGATGACGCACGAGAAGGCGAACGAAATGCTCGAACGGATGCTCTTCAGCGGAAAAAGCGGCAGGCGAAGCAGGCGTTCTCTCGGCATATCAGGTTCCGCTCTCCTTTGCGAGTCTGTCGCGATAGTCTTTCGGCGTCATGCCGACGCGTTTCTTGAACAGGATGCTGAAATAATTCGGATCGGCGTACCCGACCTGCTCGGCAATCTCGTAAAACTTCATGCCCGTCGACTGCAGCAGCTCCTTCGCCTTGGCAATGCGGACACCGGTCAGATACTCGACGAACGTCTCGCCCGTATTCTGCTTGAACACGAGGCTGAAATAGCTGCTGCTCATAAGCACGTGGCGGCACAGCTCCTGCAGCGACATTTTATCGTTGGCATAATTGGTCTCGATGTATTCGATCGCCCGGTGAATCTGCGTATTCGTAAAATGGTTCCGGTTGTCGGCGATTTCCGTCATGACGGCGCTTACGACCTGCTTGAGCCACGCCTCGATTTCGTCCAGCGTCTTGAACCGGTACACTTCCATCAGCATCATCTGGCTGTCGATCGATCCTTCGCGGTCATGCGGAACGACCTCCTGAATGGCGTTCATGAGCGAAAGCACGACCTTCTGCATTTGCAGGAAGCATGTCTCGATCGGCACGCGCGACTTCTTCAGCTCCGCGATGCCATGCTCGATTAAGTCCTGCGCTTCGCGGATCGAGCCCGTCTTGACCGTGGAGACCAGCTTGCGGTCCCATGACAGGTTCGGCAAGGACGCCGCTTCCGGCTGTCCCTCCAGATCGAGGATGCTGAGCACCCGGTTCTTGCCGTGCAGAAACCGGTAGTCCAGCGCGGACAGCGCGCCTTTATAGGAGCCGGGCAGCAGCTCGGCGGACTGCACGATCCGGCCGACGCCGATGGTCACGGTGAAGCTGAGAAACTTCTCGATATGGTGGCGCACTTCCTCCGCGTACCGGAAAGCGGTTTCGTAAATGTCGTTCTCATCGCCTTCGCCGGTGATGATCGCGACCATCCGCTCCTCGCGGGTGCGGAACACGATCGTTCGGTCCCGTTCGGCGATCTCTTCGAAAATATCAAAAGCGGCGAACCGCAAAAATTCAACGTCATGCTCATAAGAAAGCAGCTCGCGGTCGCCGAAATCGTCGATGTCGGCGACGACGGCAACCGATCCCGCGGCAAGCGGGGCAAGGCCGAAATAAGCGAAGCGGTCTTCGATCTCCGCGCGGCCGAGACCGACGGCGACGAGCCGCTCCAGGAACCGCTCCTTCAGGATCGGGAAGCTCTGTTTCAGCTGGCTTTGCAGCCGGCTGAGGTCTTCGCGGCGCTGGCGTTCCTCGTCCATTTCGCTGCGGACCTTGTCCAGCAGCTGACGGATTTCGCGCGCGGTAATCGGCTTCAGCACGAAATCCGACACCTTCAGGCGCAGCGCCTGCTGGGCGTATTCGAACTCGTCGTAGCCGGTGAGAATAATGACTTTGATGTAGGGGTAGCTGGCGGTAATGAGTCCGGCCAGCTCCAAGCCGTCCATGAACGGCATGCTGATGTCGGAAATGACCAGGTCGGGCTTGTCCTGCTCGATCGCTTCCCAGGCATCGCGCCCGTTGGCGTAGTCGCCGGTCAATTCGAAGCCGTGCTCCTGCCAGTTAATCGTATTTTTGAGGCCGACGCGTACGACTGCTTCGTCGTCGACGATGATTGCTTTGTACATTGGTGCACCAACCTCCCGCTTTCATAGATTAGCTGATTGGGAGCTCAATCGTCCATTTTTTTAATTTGGGAATAGATTTTCTTTACTCGATAAAAGCGTTTATTTACATCTATTAATAAGTTCAAAAGCGTTTCACAACCCCCTGGTGTCCCCCTTCTCTCAAGGGGGACACCAGGGACTCCGTCCCTGGACCCGGAATTAGCGTGCCTGCTGCGGGGCCGTCTTCGAAGTTGCGTTTGTGGAGGGCTCGTTTTCGTCCTGCGGACACACTTTCAGTTGGCGTTCTTGCGCGGCTTGGTGCCTTGATTAGTTGTACGCTAGTCGCTTTGAATGGAAAGTTACCGATGCTAACGAATCCAGTTGGCGCTATTTGCCCCTACATTCTGTTTTTTGCATGCTAACGAACCCCAGCAGCGCTATTTGGGCTTTTTCTCCCTGATATGAGCCGTTTTGGCCACAATAAGGCGTGCTGGATTCGTTAGCCTGTTTTTGGCGGATATTTGGGTGGTTTAAGACGTGTACGGTTCGTTAGCGGTAAATCCCCCTTCTCTCAAGGGGACACCAGGGACTCCGTCCCTGGACCCGGAATTAGCGTGCCTGCTGCGGGGCCGTCTTCGAAGTTGCATTTGTGGAGAGCTCGTTTTCGTCCTGCGGACACACTTTCAGGTGTTGTTCTTGCGCGGCTTGGTGCCTTGATTAGTTAGTTGTACGCTAATCGCTTTGAATGGAAAGTTACCGATGCTAACGAATCCAGTTGGCGCTATTTGCCCCTACATTCTGTTTTTTGCATGCTAACGAACCCCAGCAGCGCTATTTGGACTTTTTCTCCTTGATGTGAGCCGTTTTGGCCACAATAAGGCGTGCTGGATTCGTTAGCCTGTTTTTGGCGGCAGTTTGGGTGGTTTAAGACGTGTACGGTTCGTTAGCGGCAGTTTCTGCATGCCGTACGGTTCGTTGTTAGCGACAGTTTCTGCATGCCGTACGGTTCGTTAGCGGCAGTTTCTGCACGCCGTACGGTTCGTCGTTAGCGGCAGTTTCTGCACGCCGTACGGTTCGTTAGCGACAGTCGAAGCGCGGACATTATGATCGCTACTTCGCCTGCTCCTGCAGCAAGAACCGATACCCAATCCCCGGCTCCGTCTCGATGAACGTCGGTCTGGTTGGGTCTTCTTCCAGCTTCTTGCGCAGATGGCCGATGTAGATGCGCAGGTAATGCGTATCCGACTCGTGATGGTGGCCGCCCCATACTTGCTGCAGCAGCTGCCTTTGGGTGATGACTTTGCCTGCGTTGGACGCGAGTACTTTGAGCAGCTCATACTCGGTCGGCGTCAGCTTGACCCTTGTGCCGTCCAGTTCCACGAGACGCTGCGCAAGGTCGATGACGAGACGGCCGAAACGAAGGACGGGCTCCTGCTGCGCGTTACCCGAATGGCGGAGGGCAACGCGGATTCGCGCTACGAGCTCGCCCATGCCGAACGGCTTCGTGACGTAGTCGTCCGCGCCGCCGTCGAGCGCTTCGATTTTGTCCGCCTCGCGATCCTTCGCCGTCAGCACGATGATGGGAATGCGCGACCACTCGCGGATTCGGTTCAGCACCGTCATGCCGGACACGTCCGGCAGCCCCAGATCCAGCACGATCAAATCGGGATGGTTGATGCTGGCCTGATAGATGCCGTCCTCTCCCGTTTCCGCCTCCAGCACGTCGAAATGATGCGCCTTCAGCGTGACTTTGAGCAGTTTGCGGATTTGCGGTTCGTCGTCCACGACGAGAATGCGCGCACCGGTTTCTGTCGTCATTGTTGTTCCTCCTCTTCCCGCTGCCAGCCCTCCGGCAATTCCGGCTTGCCTGCCGGAAGCGCGACGGTCACCACCGTGCCTCTCTCCGCGCGGGGAGCCGCCGTGATCGTGCCGCCGTGGGCTTCCACGATGCCTTTGCAAATCGCGAGCCCGAGTCCCGTCCCGGTCGTGCCGTTCGATCCGGGCCCGCGGTAAAATTTATCGAAAATCCGTTCCCGATCCTCCTCGCCGATGCCGATGCCGTTGTCTGCCACCGAAATCCGGACCCATGAGCCGGACTGCCGAACGGCAATGACCACCTCGCTGCCGTCGGGCGAATATTTGATCGCGTTGCTGACGACGTTGACGAGCACCTGCTCCAGCAGCACTTCGTCGCCCGGAAAATACGGCGTCGGCTCCTGTATCCGCACCTCGATCCGCCGCTCGCCCACAAAGCCTCGTACCTGGGACAGCACCACGCCGATCATATCCTCGGCATCGACCCAGTCCCGGCGCAACGCAAGCATGCCGCTCTCCAGCTTGACCATGCCGAGCAGGTTCGTGACGAGCCGGTTCATGCGCAAGGCGCCGTCGCGAATCGTAACGAGCAGCTCCCGGCGGTCATCGGACGAGAAGACGTCTTCTCCGTCGATCAGACCCGTCGCCGAGCCGATGACGGTGGCAAGCGGCGTGCGGAGCTCATGCGATACGGAGTCCAGCAGCGCGGTCCGAATGCGCTCGGACTCGGCCGTCAGCTGAGCCAGCTTGGCTTCCTCGCTCAGCTTGACGCGCGCGATCGCCGTCGCCGCCAGTCCGCCGAACGCTTCCAGCAGATGACGGCTCTCGGCCGACAGCGCTCCGGCGTCCGCGCGAACGGCCAAGACGCCGTACGTCCTCTCTTCCGTCCGCAAAGGAACGAACAAGCCCGGAAACTCGCCCAGCGTTTCCGTCCCCCTGCCGGCCATCCGGCCATGCTCGAAGGTCCATTTGGCAATGACCATGGCGGATTCCCCTTCGCCGAAGCCATGGTCGCCGGGCGAGTACGCCGTCCGTGCCAGCTCGGATCGCGCATCCGGCATGTAGATCGCGATTTGCGCCTGCACGGTAACGGACACCTGGAGCGCGATATTTTCAAGCAGCGTCTTGATCTCGCCGACTGCCGCCATCTGCCGGCTCAGCGAATAGAGCGCGGCCGTATGCGCCTCCCGCTCCTTCGACAGCTTCACCTGCTGCTTCAGCCGGGCCGCGAGCGTGGCGGTCAGCGCCGCCACCGCCAAGTAGACGGCAAAAGAAAGCAAGTACCGCAGATCCTCCACGCTGAAGCTGAGGAACGGCGGCACGAAGAAATAATCGAACGCCAGCACGCCGGCGGCTGCGGCATAGAAGGAGGGGACAAGTCCCCAATACACGGCGCTGAAGAGCACCGGGAACAAATACATCAGCGCGATGTTGACGGCATCGAAAGCGAAACCGAATTCATGCAGAACGACGGACAGCGCCGCGACGCCGATCGTGATCCATGCATAAGGCAGCAGCGCAAGTTTTTTTCTACGTTCAACGGTTGCCTCGACGCTCCTCACCCTCTTTCGTACCGTAATCCGCGACGATCAATATATCTCTCATCCTGGACAGGCCGATCAGCTTCTTCACGACCGAGCCGTGCAGGAACATCTCCCACCAGGAAACCTGGGATTGACCGATAATGAGCTGCGTCGCCTCCGCCTTGTCCGCGTTCGCCGACAACACTTCCGCGATCTCTTTGCGGGATTCGGCGTAATGGACGATGAACTTGCCGCCCAGCCGAACGGTCAGCCGCTCCAGCGCCTCCAGATTGGGACTTGGATTCGGCGCCGCATCCCCGCCGTTCTGCCGCTCTCCGACTCGCACGTAATTGACGCTCCATTGCGCCTTGAGCCGATAAGCCGTCCGAAAACCGCGCCGCACCAGCCGCTGGGCATGGGGCGTGTCGTTAACGCAGACGAAGATCGATTCCCGTCTCCGCCACGGGCCGCGAAGCGAGTTGTTCCGCTCCAGCGACTCCAGCCGTTCATCGACGTCGTCGGCGATTTCCCGCAGCGCCAGCTCGCGCAGCGCGATAAGGTTGCCGGTTTTGAAGAAATTGGACAACGCCTGGTCAATCTTGGGTCTAGCATAGATCTTGCCCTCGCGCATCCGATTTCGCAGCGCCTCGGGGGCAACGTCAATCAATTGTACTTCATCCGCCAGCTGCAGGATACTATCGGGCACCGTTTCCCGCACGCGGATGCCCGTGATCTGCTCCACCGCGTCGTTCAGACTCTCCAGATGCTGCACGTTCACGGTCGTAATGACCGAGATGCCGGCATCCAGCAGTTCCAGGACGTCCTCGTATCGCTTCTTGTTCTTGCTGCCCGGCACGTTCGTATGCGCCAGCTCGTCGACGAGCACGACTTCGGGGCAGCCCTGAATGATGGCATCCGTATCCATTTCCTCGAGCGAGATGCCTTGGTACACCGTCTGCAGTCTCGGAATCAGCGGCAATTGGGAGATCTGGGCGAGCGTCTCCTGTCTGCCGTGCGTTTCCAGAAGGCCGATGCGCACATCGATGCCTTTGCGCAGCAGATCATTGCCGTCCCGCAGCATCCTGTACGTCTTGCCGACGCCGGGCGCGGCCCCGATATACACTTTGAACGTGCCCCGCTTGATTTCCCCGATCCGCTCGGTCACTTCCTTCTCGCTTAACCGCCGGTACCGCTGCCGCTCCTCGGCGGAAGCGAATTTGGCCGGCAGCACGCGTTCGCCTTCATACTCCGCCCGGTCCGCAACGAGAAATACATCCATGTTCCGCGCAAGCTTCAACAGACGAGCGATGACGGAGCCCTGCCAGATCTCCTGCCAACGCGTATGTTTCGAATGTCCCATGACGATACGGGTCACGCCATGCCGCGCCGCATAATCCACGATCGTCCTCGGAATCGAACGGCGATTCCGGAAGGGCAGCTCTTCGAAGCTGCCGCCTACCTTCTCGACCAGCTTCATGATGCTTCGGCGAAAAGCGGCCGCTTCCTTGGACAACGAGCTCTTCATCTGGCGAAACGTAACCACCATCAGCTCGCCGTTCAACCGCTTGGCGATTTGCTGTCCGCGGCGGACATAGATCGACCCGTTCCAATGGTATTGCGCCGAAACCAGAATCCGTTCTACCGTTCCGGCCGGTCCGACGAGCCCCAGTTCCTCCCGGTACTCCCGCAGCGAATCGCTTACGTCCTCGGCAACAAGACGCAGCGCAAGCTCGCGCAGGACGCCGAGATTTCCCCGTTTGAACACCGCCATGTCCTTGCAGCCCAGCAAATGCCCTTCCGCCAGCCGGTTCAGAATCGTCTCCGGCGTGACGTCGATCAGCCTGACTTCATCGGCCAATTCCAGCGTATCGGCGGGCACCGTATGCGTCGCCTCGATGCCCGTCATCCTATGGGCGAGCTCCGTGTAGCCTTCCAATTCATACACGTTAACCGTCGTAATCACGCTGATGCCGCGGCTCAACAGAAACTTGATATCTTCCAAGCGTGTCGGGAACCGCGCGTCCGGCCGGTTCCGGTGCGCCAGCCCGTCGGCCAGCACGACCTCCGGATTGCGCGCCACCAGCGCATCCAGATTGAGATCCTTGTATTCCGTTCCGTTCTTATACCAATGAATGCTCGGCACCCGCTCCAATTCTCCGATCTGCTCCACCGTCTCCGGCCGCTGCAGCGTCGAGACCGCGCAGATGACAACGTCCACGTCTTGTTGAAGCAGCGTCTGGCCCTCCCGCAGCATATGGTACGTTTTCCCCGAACCGCTGACCGGTCCGATGTAAATCTTGAGCGTCCCCCGGTGCAGCTTGGAGATGGACTGCAATATTTCCTCCGGCGTTTTGCGCTTGAAATTCTCCATATCCGTCTCCCCCTCAACCGATGCAAGATGCAGACAAAGCCACCCCCGGCCAAGCGGGAGCGGCTGCGTCATCGTTGCGATTAAAGCTTGATCTGCTGCATAAGTTCCGTGTTGAGCGCGTTCACGTTCACCCGGGGTTCGCCGAATATGCCCAGCTGGCGGCTGTTCGCCACTTCGTCGATCAGCTTATTCAGCGCGTCCGCGCTCATGCCGGTCGCCTTGCTGATTCGCGGCACCTGCGCCTTCGCCGCTTCCGGCGACAGATCCGGGTCGAAGCCCGAACCCGATACGGTCACGAGGTCGGCCGGGATATCCGTCAATTCCGGATTGTCGGCCTTCACGGCGGCGACCCTCTCTTCCATTTCCTTCACGTATTCCGTCGTCGCGACCGCGCGGTTAGAGCCGGCCGAAGCGGTCGGGTCGTACTTGGCGTTCGACGCCCGGGGGTGGAACAGCTTCGGCGACTCCACGTTCTGGGCCAGCAGCTTCGAGCCGAGGACGGTGCCGTCGGCGGAAACCATCAGGCTTCCGTCAGCCTGCTTCGGGAACAGCACTTGCGCAAAACCGGTCGTCACGAGCGGGTATATAAAGCCGCAAATTAACATCAGCACTATGGAAACGCGGATCGCGGTTACTATCGATTTCATCGTCGAAGGACTCCTCTTCTTTCATTTTAGGCGAGATTTAGGCCATGCAGTACGAGATCGATGATTTTGATTCCGATGAACGGCACGATAACTCCGCCGATTCCGTACAGCAGCACGTTGCGCGTCAGCAGCCGGTCCGCGCTCATGGCACGGTATTTGACGCCTTTCATCGCGATCGGAATGAGCAGCGGGATAATGATCGCATTGAAGATCAGCGCCGACAGAATGGCCGACTTCGGCGAAGCCAGGTTCATGATGTTGAGCGACTGCAGCTGCGGCATCGCCAGGATGAACATCGCCGGAATGATGGCAAAATATTTCGCGATGTCGTTGGAAATCGAGAACGTCGTCAGCGCGCCGCGCGTAATGAGCAGCTGCTTGCCGATCGAGACGACGGACAGCAGCTTCGTCGGATCGGAATCGAGATCGATCATGTTGGCCGCTTCCTTCGCCGCCATCGTGCCGGAGTTCATCGCGAGTCCCACGTCGGCTTGCGCCAGCGCCGGCGCATCGTTCGTACCGTCGCCCGTCATCGCGACGAGCTTGCCTTCCATCTGTTCTTTGCGGATGGCGGCGATTTTGTCCTCCGGCTTCGCTTCCGCGATGAAGTCGTCGACGCCCGCTTCCAGCGCGATCGTCGCAGCCGTCAGCGGATTGTCGCCGGTACACATGATCGTCTTGATGCCCATGCCCCTCATCTCCGCGAACCGTTCCTTCAGCCCCGGCTTCACGGTATCCTTCAAGTAAATGACCCCGTAAATCTTATCGCCGATGGCAACCGCCAGCGGCGTTCCGCCTGCCTTGGCAATACGGTTCGCAATGTCGTCCAATCCGCCGGGTATGCTGCCGCCTTGAGCCGTAATATAGCGTTTCATCGCGTCGACGGCGCCTTTGCGAATCTTCGTGCCGTCCGCCAGGTCGAGGCCGGACATCCGCGTCTCGGCCGTGAATTCGACCGGTTCGGCCGCTTCGTCGCCGGGATGGCCCGGCACCGTGCCCAGCTTGAGCGCCAGCTCCACGATGGAACGTCCTTCCGGCGTTTCGTCTTTCAATGAAGCCCGCAGCGCCGCCGTTGCCATCTCCTGCGCCGATACGCCGCTAACAGGCGCGAACTCCGATGCCATCCGGTTGCCGTACGTAATCGTACCGGTCTTATCCAGGATGAGCGTGTCGATATCGCCGGCGGCTTCAACCGCCTTGCCCGACATCGCGAGCACGTTAAACTGCGTGACGCGGTCCATGCCGGCAATCCCGATCGCGGATAGCAGGCCGCCGATCGTCGTAGGGATCAAGCACACGAGCAGGGCGATGAGCGTCGCGATGTCCAGATGGACGTTGAGATAGTCCGCCATCGGCACCATCGTGACGATGACGATCAAGAAGATCATCGTGAGCACGGCGAGCAGCGTCGTCAATGCGATTTCATTCGGCGTCTTCTGCCGTTTGGCGCCTTCGACGAGCGCGATCATCCGATCGAGGAACGACTCGCCGGGATCCGTCATGACTTTCACGACGATGAAGTCCGATACGACCCTCGTACCGCCGGTAACGGACGAGAAGTCGCCGCCGGCTTCCTTGATGACCGGCGCGGACTCGCCGGTAATGGCCGATTCGTCGATGGACGCGAGCCCTTCGACGATCTCGCCGTCGGTCGGGATCATCTCCCCGGTATCGACGCGGACGATGTCCCCTTTGCGCAGCTGCGTGGACGATACTTGCTTCAGCGAGCCGTCTTTCTGGACGACCTTGGCCGTCGTCTCCGACTTGGTCTTGCGCAGCGTATCCGCTTGCGCCTTGCCTCGGCCTTCCGCCAGCGCTTCGGCGAAGTTCGCGAACAGCACGGTGAAGAGCAGGATGATGAACACGGCGATATTATAGCCCCGGCCGGAACCGCCCGCGGCGAAGAGATCCGGCTTGATCGAGAGCAAGAAGGTGATCAGCGTCCCGACTTCGACGATGAACATGACCGGATTCTTGATCATGACCGCGGGGTTCAGCTTCTTGAACGCGTCCGCGGCCGCTTGGACGATGATTTCTCCTGAATACGTTTTTTTGCTGGCCTCCATGGTGATCCTCCTTATAAAGCTTGGATAAAGTTATTCCCTACGGTCGGCAAAGGTCTCCAATCGCTGTTGTACTCGGATATATTTCATTTCATAAGACATTTAGAGGTTTATATCCGATTACAAAGGCGACCACTTCGTTTTTCCGACTCTCTGCCGACCTTCGGTCACTCTTTACAATCTTTAAACTCGTAAAGCAGAAGGCTTGACTCGCGGTCTTGCACGCTCGTCGGCCTGTTATTTATTACTTAGGCATTGCCAGGTGTTCTGCGATTGGGCCCAGCGCCAGTGCTGGGAAGAACGTTAGTGCTCCGATGACCAGGATGATGACCAGCAGGATGCCCGAGAACAACGCCGTGTTCGTCCGGAGCGTTCCTGTCGTCACCGGCACGACGCGTTTGACTGCCAGCGAGCCCGCGATTGCGATCATGGCCGTGATCGAGACGTAACGGCCGAGCAGCATGACGACGCCGATGCCGATATTGTAAAAGTCCGTATTGGCGTTCAGGCCGCCGAAGGCCGAGCCATTATTGGCTGCGCCCGATGTGAACGCATAGAGCACCTCCGACAAGCCGTGCATGCCGCCGTTCGAGATGGACGACTGCGCGCTCGAACTGAGGAACGCGATGGCCGTCGGCGCCAATATGATGAGCGGGTGGATCAGCAGGGCGATGGAAGCGAGCTTCACTTCCTTGCCTTCGATTTTCTTGCCAAGAAATTCCGGCGTTCGTCCGACCATCAGGCCGCATATAAATATGGATAGGATAAGATACAATAACCCATTAAGAAGGCCGACGCCCTTGCCGCCGAATACATTATTAAGCATCATTTCGGCAAGTGCCGTGAATCCGCCAAGCGGAGTCAGCGATTCATGCATGTTGTTGACGCTGCCTGTCGTAGCCGCCGTCGTTACGGTCGTGAACAATGCGGATTCCGAGATGCCGAACCGCACTTCCTTGCCTTCCATGTTCCCGTGAACGCCCATGGCATCCAATGCGCCGACGCCTTTGTATTCCGCGACGAACACGGTCACCAGCATGACCAGGAAGATGACGCTCATCGCGCCGAACACGGCCCAGCCTTGTTTCTTATTGCGGATCATCAGACCGAACGCGTAAATCAGCGCCGTAGGCAGCAGCATCATGCAAAGAATATGGACCAAATTCGTCAGCGCCGTCGGGTTCTCGAACGGATGCGCCGCATTGGTGCCCATCCAGCCGCCGCCGTTCGTGCCAAGATGCTTGATCGACTCGAGCGATGCAATGAGGCCGCGGGTTATCGTCTGTTCTCCCCCGTCCAGCGTCGAAGCGTGAACGGCGCCGAGCAGCGTTTGCGGTACCCCCTGAAACACCAGGAACAGCGCAACCAAGAAGGCAAGCGGCAGAAATACGCGCGTAATGGAACGAATGACGTCGACGTAGAAGTTGCCGAGGTCGTCCTTGCGGCCGATCAAGCCGCGAATGAAGGCAATCGCCACCGCGAAGCCCGTCGCCGCCGATGTAAACATCGAGAACGTAATCACCAGCAATTGCGACAGATACGATAATCCGTTCTCGCCGCTGTACGATTGCCAGTTCGTATTGGTCATGAACGATACCGCCGTATTGAACGCCTGACCTGCGGGCATATTTCCGATGCCGTCCGGGTTCAGCGGCAGATAACTCTGAAGGCGCAATACCAGATAACATAGAAGCAGCATGACAAAATTGGACAGCAGCACGGCG
It encodes:
- the kdpA gene encoding potassium-transporting ATPase subunit KdpA codes for the protein MGFVQVAITLAIVMLLVKPVGTYLVKVFAQERTGLDRVFGPIERLLYRIAGVREGESMGWRAYLSAVLLSNFVMLLLCYLVLRLQSYLPLNPDGIGNMPAGQAFNTAVSFMTNTNWQSYSGENGLSYLSQLLVITFSMFTSAATGFAVAIAFIRGLIGRKDDLGNFYVDVIRSITRVFLPLAFLVALFLVFQGVPQTLLGAVHASTLDGGEQTITRGLIASLESIKHLGTNGGGWMGTNAAHPFENPTALTNLVHILCMMLLPTALIYAFGLMIRNKKQGWAVFGAMSVIFLVMLVTVFVAEYKGVGALDAMGVHGNMEGKEVRFGISESALFTTVTTAATTGSVNNMHESLTPLGGFTALAEMMLNNVFGGKGVGLLNGLLYLILSIFICGLMVGRTPEFLGKKIEGKEVKLASIALLIHPLIILAPTAIAFLSSSAQSSISNGGMHGLSEVLYAFTSGAANNGSAFGGLNANTDFYNIGIGVVMLLGRYVSITAMIAIAGSLAVKRVVPVTTGTLRTNTALFSGILLVIILVIGALTFFPALALGPIAEHLAMPK
- a CDS encoding response regulator; translated protein: MYKAIIVDDEAVVRVGLKNTINWQEHGFELTGDYANGRDAWEAIEQDKPDLVISDISMPFMDGLELAGLITASYPYIKVIILTGYDEFEYAQQALRLKVSDFVLKPITAREIRQLLDKVRSEMDEERQRREDLSRLQSQLKQSFPILKERFLERLVAVGLGRAEIEDRFAYFGLAPLAAGSVAVVADIDDFGDRELLSYEHDVEFLRFAAFDIFEEIAERDRTIVFRTREERMVAIITGEGDENDIYETAFRYAEEVRHHIEKFLSFTVTIGVGRIVQSAELLPGSYKGALSALDYRFLHGKNRVLSILDLEGQPEAASLPNLSWDRKLVSTVKTGSIREAQDLIEHGIAELKKSRVPIETCFLQMQKVVLSLMNAIQEVVPHDREGSIDSQMMLMEVYRFKTLDEIEAWLKQVVSAVMTEIADNRNHFTNTQIHRAIEYIETNYANDKMSLQELCRHVLMSSSYFSLVFKQNTGETFVEYLTGVRIAKAKELLQSTGMKFYEIAEQVGYADPNYFSILFKKRVGMTPKDYRDRLAKESGT
- the kdpB gene encoding potassium-transporting ATPase subunit KdpB, encoding MEASKKTYSGEIIVQAAADAFKKLNPAVMIKNPVMFIVEVGTLITFLLSIKPDLFAAGGSGRGYNIAVFIILLFTVLFANFAEALAEGRGKAQADTLRKTKSETTAKVVQKDGSLKQVSSTQLRKGDIVRVDTGEMIPTDGEIVEGLASIDESAITGESAPVIKEAGGDFSSVTGGTRVVSDFIVVKVMTDPGESFLDRMIALVEGAKRQKTPNEIALTTLLAVLTMIFLIVIVTMVPMADYLNVHLDIATLIALLVCLIPTTIGGLLSAIGIAGMDRVTQFNVLAMSGKAVEAAGDIDTLILDKTGTITYGNRMASEFAPVSGVSAQEMATAALRASLKDETPEGRSIVELALKLGTVPGHPGDEAAEPVEFTAETRMSGLDLADGTKIRKGAVDAMKRYITAQGGSIPGGLDDIANRIAKAGGTPLAVAIGDKIYGVIYLKDTVKPGLKERFAEMRGMGIKTIMCTGDNPLTAATIALEAGVDDFIAEAKPEDKIAAIRKEQMEGKLVAMTGDGTNDAPALAQADVGLAMNSGTMAAKEAANMIDLDSDPTKLLSVVSIGKQLLITRGALTTFSISNDIAKYFAIIPAMFILAMPQLQSLNIMNLASPKSAILSALIFNAIIIPLLIPIAMKGVKYRAMSADRLLTRNVLLYGIGGVIVPFIGIKIIDLVLHGLNLA
- a CDS encoding response regulator, whose product is MTTETGARILVVDDEPQIRKLLKVTLKAHHFDVLEAETGEDGIYQASINHPDLIVLDLGLPDVSGMTVLNRIREWSRIPIIVLTAKDREADKIEALDGGADDYVTKPFGMGELVARIRVALRHSGNAQQEPVLRFGRLVIDLAQRLVELDGTRVKLTPTEYELLKVLASNAGKVITQRQLLQQVWGGHHHESDTHYLRIYIGHLRKKLEEDPTRPTFIETEPGIGYRFLLQEQAK
- a CDS encoding universal stress protein gives rise to the protein MENFKRKTPEEILQSISKLHRGTLKIYIGPVSGSGKTYHMLREGQTLLQQDVDVVICAVSTLQRPETVEQIGELERVPSIHWYKNGTEYKDLNLDALVARNPEVVLADGLAHRNRPDARFPTRLEDIKFLLSRGISVITTVNVYELEGYTELAHRMTGIEATHTVPADTLELADEVRLIDVTPETILNRLAEGHLLGCKDMAVFKRGNLGVLRELALRLVAEDVSDSLREYREELGLVGPAGTVERILVSAQYHWNGSIYVRRGQQIAKRLNGELMVVTFRQMKSSLSKEAAAFRRSIMKLVEKVGGSFEELPFRNRRSIPRTIVDYAARHGVTRIVMGHSKHTRWQEIWQGSVIARLLKLARNMDVFLVADRAEYEGERVLPAKFASAEERQRYRRLSEKEVTERIGEIKRGTFKVYIGAAPGVGKTYRMLRDGNDLLRKGIDVRIGLLETHGRQETLAQISQLPLIPRLQTVYQGISLEEMDTDAIIQGCPEVVLVDELAHTNVPGSKNKKRYEDVLELLDAGISVITTVNVQHLESLNDAVEQITGIRVRETVPDSILQLADEVQLIDVAPEALRNRMREGKIYARPKIDQALSNFFKTGNLIALRELALREIADDVDERLESLERNNSLRGPWRRRESIFVCVNDTPHAQRLVRRGFRTAYRLKAQWSVNYVRVGERQNGGDAAPNPSPNLEALERLTVRLGGKFIVHYAESRKEIAEVLSANADKAEATQLIIGQSQVSWWEMFLHGSVVKKLIGLSRMRDILIVADYGTKEGEERRGNR
- the kdpC gene encoding potassium-transporting ATPase subunit KdpC, which produces MKSIVTAIRVSIVLMLICGFIYPLVTTGFAQVLFPKQADGSLMVSADGTVLGSKLLAQNVESPKLFHPRASNAKYDPTASAGSNRAVATTEYVKEMEERVAAVKADNPELTDIPADLVTVSGSGFDPDLSPEAAKAQVPRISKATGMSADALNKLIDEVANSRQLGIFGEPRVNVNALNTELMQQIKL
- a CDS encoding ATP-binding protein — protein: MRSVEATVERRKKLALLPYAWITIGVAALSVVLHEFGFAFDAVNIALMYLFPVLFSAVYWGLVPSFYAAAAGVLAFDYFFVPPFLSFSVEDLRYLLSFAVYLAVAALTATLAARLKQQVKLSKEREAHTAALYSLSRQMAAVGEIKTLLENIALQVSVTVQAQIAIYMPDARSELARTAYSPGDHGFGEGESAMVIAKWTFEHGRMAGRGTETLGEFPGLFVPLRTEERTYGVLAVRADAGALSAESRHLLEAFGGLAATAIARVKLSEEAKLAQLTAESERIRTALLDSVSHELRTPLATVIGSATGLIDGEDVFSSDDRRELLVTIRDGALRMNRLVTNLLGMVKLESGMLALRRDWVDAEDMIGVVLSQVRGFVGERRIEVRIQEPTPYFPGDEVLLEQVLVNVVSNAIKYSPDGSEVVIAVRQSGSWVRISVADNGIGIGEEDRERIFDKFYRGPGSNGTTGTGLGLAICKGIVEAHGGTITAAPRAERGTVVTVALPAGKPELPEGWQREEEEQQ